Proteins encoded together in one Oscillospiraceae bacterium window:
- a CDS encoding DUF3343 domain-containing protein: MKLFIATGSATYAQKANRVLNAVNIKNRITRHASDGSMGCGYGVEISEGNSDDIVRILTEAGVRIAHVKRWDT; the protein is encoded by the coding sequence GTGAAACTTTTTATTGCAACAGGCTCGGCAACATACGCACAAAAGGCAAATCGGGTGCTTAATGCCGTGAATATTAAAAACCGTATTACAAGACATGCCTCCGACGGCTCTATGGGGTGCGGCTACGGAGTGGAAATATCAGAAGGCAACAGCGATGACATAGTCCGTATTCTGACCGAGGCAGGGGTACGCATTGCACATGTAAAAAGGTGGGACACATGA
- the dnaA gene encoding chromosomal replication initiator protein DnaA yields MNNGLQEIWQGVLDIIQQKHSIQTFNLWFKELELYKLTATRAYVATKYDFHCNIIKERYIDDITGAMKEVLGFAVETELFCCEEGQDIEVQLQKHISKMVDEMALAEEEAENAEESPSDEAVNENSQQTANNPNPDYTFEKFIVGDANKFAYNACVSVAEKPSLLYNPLYIYGPSGMGKTHLLYAITDKLRRIHPELKVLYVRGEAFATELIDNLSNKKPMQYFREKYRSVDVILIDDIHFIAGKESCQEEFFHTFNALHEQRKQIVLSSDRPPREMKTLEERLKTRFDWGLIVDITPPDVELRTAILKNKAKDWGIEIPDKILMFLAENVKNNIRQLEGAIRKIYAYSLVNSAPLTIDKLKILVGELFSSELPPNFATDTVFERVAARYNVSVEDICSEKRNKNIVNARHVALYIMRENLDMTYPAISTKMNMHHSTVMSAVEKIKGLMKKNPAFDLEVNELGEEVDKAIANA; encoded by the coding sequence ATGAATAACGGTTTACAGGAAATTTGGCAGGGCGTGCTGGATATAATTCAGCAGAAGCACTCCATTCAGACTTTCAATCTTTGGTTCAAGGAGCTGGAGCTGTATAAGCTTACGGCGACAAGAGCCTATGTGGCGACAAAATATGACTTTCACTGCAACATAATAAAGGAGCGGTATATTGACGATATTACGGGTGCTATGAAGGAAGTACTGGGCTTTGCGGTGGAAACAGAGCTTTTTTGCTGTGAAGAGGGCCAGGATATTGAGGTTCAGCTTCAGAAGCACATAAGCAAAATGGTAGATGAAATGGCATTGGCGGAGGAAGAAGCCGAAAACGCAGAGGAGTCCCCAAGCGATGAGGCGGTAAACGAAAACAGTCAGCAGACCGCCAATAATCCTAACCCCGATTATACATTTGAAAAATTCATTGTGGGCGATGCAAACAAATTTGCATACAACGCCTGCGTAAGCGTGGCGGAAAAACCGTCCCTTCTTTATAACCCTTTGTACATATACGGCCCGTCGGGTATGGGAAAAACCCATCTTTTGTACGCCATTACCGATAAGTTAAGACGCATACACCCCGAGTTAAAGGTGCTGTATGTGCGCGGTGAGGCTTTTGCCACAGAGCTTATTGACAACCTCTCCAATAAAAAACCGATGCAGTACTTCCGCGAAAAGTACCGTTCGGTGGATGTAATACTTATAGACGATATCCACTTTATAGCCGGAAAGGAAAGCTGTCAGGAGGAATTCTTCCACACCTTCAACGCCCTGCATGAGCAGAGAAAGCAGATAGTTCTGTCCAGCGACCGTCCGCCCAGAGAGATGAAAACGCTGGAGGAGCGGTTAAAAACCCGTTTTGACTGGGGTCTGATTGTTGATATTACTCCGCCCGATGTTGAATTGAGAACTGCAATCCTCAAAAACAAGGCTAAGGACTGGGGCATTGAGATACCGGATAAAATACTTATGTTCCTTGCGGAAAACGTCAAGAACAATATACGTCAGCTCGAGGGCGCAATACGTAAAATATATGCTTACAGCCTGGTGAACAGTGCACCCTTGACAATAGATAAATTAAAAATACTGGTAGGCGAGCTGTTCTCCAGCGAGCTTCCGCCCAATTTTGCCACAGACACGGTGTTTGAAAGGGTTGCCGCAAGATATAACGTAAGTGTTGAGGATATCTGCAGTGAGAAGCGTAACAAGAACATTGTAAACGCACGTCACGTAGCGCTGTACATAATGCGTGAAAATCTGGATATGACTTACCCTGCAATAAGTACAAAAATGAATATGCATCATTCCACCGTAATGTCAGCAGTTGAAAAAATAAAGGGCCTTATGAAGAAAAATCCCGCCTTTGACCTTGAGGTTAACGAGCTGGGCGAAGAGGTGGATAAGGCTATCGCCAATGCGTAA
- the dnaN gene encoding DNA polymerase III subunit beta: MHIIAQKSTLLSAILPSLKAVAKTTANPVLETFMLKAVKGDAESSLIITGYDLEKGIKCVIPAIVKEEGQILVSSSRLSAIVNNLPDGNVEITTDDKLKVKITAANSLFEIAGLATDVFPTLPELRGDRKFGISQGLLKRMTRQTCFAASTIDTKPFMTGLYFVIRDKKIKIVGCDGYRLALREEPLDFESEQTDLDFIVPAKTMINLADILEDSEEPVNIQLTRKHIIFFTQDFIFFSRLIEGEYLDYERAMPKDPTIFLKVNLPDVIESINRVALIVDQKAKSPVRCFVAPKMLKMTCISALGSVNDEIEAETEGNEIDLEIGFNHIFLKDAFERARDCGEDCVNIEMTSAQTGILIKPLSGNHFLYFILPVRLQ; the protein is encoded by the coding sequence ATGCATATAATCGCACAAAAATCAACTCTGCTTTCAGCCATTCTTCCCTCTTTGAAAGCAGTTGCAAAAACCACTGCAAATCCGGTACTGGAAACCTTTATGCTCAAAGCTGTCAAGGGCGATGCAGAGAGCAGTCTTATTATAACAGGCTACGACCTTGAAAAAGGAATAAAATGCGTTATTCCCGCAATTGTAAAGGAAGAAGGACAGATTCTTGTAAGCTCCTCAAGACTGAGTGCCATAGTCAATAATCTGCCCGACGGAAACGTCGAAATAACAACCGACGATAAATTAAAGGTCAAAATCACCGCCGCTAACTCACTTTTTGAAATCGCGGGACTTGCTACCGATGTATTTCCCACACTGCCCGAGCTTCGCGGTGACAGAAAGTTCGGCATTTCGCAGGGCCTTTTAAAGCGCATGACACGTCAGACCTGCTTTGCCGCCTCCACTATCGATACAAAACCCTTTATGACGGGCCTTTACTTCGTAATAAGAGATAAAAAGATAAAAATCGTAGGCTGTGACGGATACCGTCTTGCTCTCAGAGAAGAACCGCTGGACTTTGAAAGCGAACAGACCGATCTGGATTTTATTGTTCCCGCAAAAACCATGATTAACCTTGCGGATATTCTGGAAGACAGCGAGGAGCCCGTTAATATTCAGCTTACCAGAAAACATATTATTTTCTTCACACAGGACTTTATCTTCTTCTCCCGTCTTATAGAGGGCGAATATCTGGATTACGAACGCGCTATGCCCAAGGACCCCACAATATTCCTGAAGGTAAATCTTCCCGACGTAATCGAAAGCATCAACCGTGTGGCACTTATAGTTGACCAGAAGGCAAAAAGCCCCGTACGTTGCTTTGTAGCACCTAAAATGCTTAAAATGACCTGTATAAGTGCTCTGGGCTCGGTTAATGACGAAATAGAGGCGGAAACCGAGGGCAATGAAATAGACCTTGAAATCGGCTTCAACCACATTTTCCTCAAGGATGCCTTTGAAAGAGCAAGGGACTGCGGCGAGGACTGCGTAAATATCGAAATGACCTCGGCACAGACGGGTATTTTGATTAAGCCGCTCAGCGGAAATCATTTTCTTTACTTTATTCTGCCCGTAAGACTTCAGTAA
- a CDS encoding GIY-YIG nuclease family protein, which translates to MVNFYVYILTNFTNNVLYIGVTNNLERRWYEHKYGLNDGFTKKYNVNKLVYFERTDDINAAIRREKQLKGWTRAKKIALIETLNKNWDDLWKKYNN; encoded by the coding sequence ATAGTGAATTTTTACGTTTATATACTCACAAATTTTACCAATAATGTACTTTATATAGGTGTAACCAACAATCTCGAACGCCGTTGGTATGAGCATAAGTATGGACTTAATGACGGATTTACAAAAAAGTACAATGTGAATAAGCTTGTTTATTTTGAACGTACCGATGACATAAATGCGGCAATAAGGCGAGAAAAACAGCTAAAAGGCTGGACAAGAGCAAAAAAGATTGCATTGATTGAAACCTTAAATAAAAATTGGGACGATTTGTGGAAAAAATATAATAATTAA
- the recF gene encoding DNA replication/repair protein RecF: MLIEKIVLENYRNTAVQELEFSKGINILYGNNAQGKTNLMEAIYYLAAAKSFRGAKDRELINFEKQQSRIIAEIYSSQRFTSLEIRLSNKPKEIYINRVKIQKMREFMGNFRAVLFTPEHLSLIKGAPAERRSFIDSAICQLKPAFISLLFEYSKILEHRGALLKSFKAQNIDYSDEIEFWNMKLASDAALIIKERRKYIERLNTHSSEFYGEFTSGRERLEISYQSVPEDITECEDIEKFILQKLDDTLISDIKNGTTSCGPHRDDMIVEIDARLSKLFSSQGQQRSAILSMKLAEGEISFEETGEYPVFLFDDILSELDEERQNYILNKINFNQVFITGCIDVLFDKVQSARKIYVRNGIYTVTDKREGE, from the coding sequence ATGCTTATTGAAAAAATCGTATTGGAAAATTACAGAAATACAGCTGTTCAGGAATTGGAGTTTTCAAAAGGAATAAATATCCTTTACGGAAATAATGCCCAGGGAAAAACCAATCTTATGGAGGCAATTTATTATCTTGCCGCTGCAAAAAGCTTCCGCGGAGCTAAGGACAGAGAGCTTATAAATTTTGAAAAACAGCAAAGCAGGATTATTGCGGAAATATATTCCTCACAGCGTTTTACGTCCCTTGAAATAAGGCTTTCAAACAAGCCCAAGGAAATATACATAAACCGCGTGAAAATTCAAAAAATGCGCGAATTTATGGGAAATTTCCGCGCTGTATTGTTCACTCCCGAGCATCTGAGTCTGATTAAGGGTGCTCCCGCCGAAAGAAGAAGCTTTATCGACAGCGCAATTTGCCAGCTAAAGCCGGCATTTATAAGCCTTTTGTTTGAATATTCAAAAATTCTGGAGCACAGAGGCGCGCTTTTGAAAAGCTTTAAGGCGCAGAATATCGATTACAGCGATGAAATAGAGTTCTGGAACATGAAGCTTGCAAGCGATGCTGCGCTGATAATAAAGGAACGCAGAAAATATATCGAAAGACTTAACACACATTCTTCTGAATTCTACGGCGAGTTTACCTCCGGCAGAGAAAGGCTGGAAATAAGCTACCAGTCGGTGCCCGAAGATATAACCGAATGTGAGGACATAGAAAAATTCATCTTGCAAAAGCTGGATGATACCCTCATTTCGGACATAAAAAACGGTACTACCTCCTGCGGACCCCACAGGGACGATATGATTGTGGAGATAGATGCAAGACTTTCAAAGCTTTTTTCCTCTCAGGGTCAGCAGAGAAGCGCAATTCTTTCGATGAAGCTTGCCGAGGGCGAAATTTCGTTTGAGGAGACGGGCGAATATCCCGTGTTTCTGTTTGACGACATTTTAAGCGAGCTGGACGAGGAAAGACAGAACTATATTCTGAATAAAATCAATTTTAATCAGGTATTCATAACAGGATGTATCGATGTTCTTTTTGACAAGGTGCAAAGTGCCCGTAAGATATACGTCAGGAACGGCATTTACACCGTCACGGATAAAAGGGAGGGTGAATGA
- a CDS encoding DUF370 domain-containing protein — protein sequence MFFLTRCKVPVRYTSGTAFTPSRIKGRVNDTEIFLHAGNNVSIRKKDIVAIFDIDRTSTHKVTRDFLNQAQKDGNVINITDDIPRSFIITEKNGKKTVYISQLAPSTLKERL from the coding sequence ATGTTCTTTTTGACAAGGTGCAAAGTGCCCGTAAGATATACGTCAGGAACGGCATTTACACCGTCACGGATAAAAGGGAGGGTGAATGATACGGAAATATTTCTTCATGCGGGAAATAACGTCAGTATCCGCAAAAAGGATATTGTGGCGATATTTGATATTGACCGCACCAGCACCCATAAGGTAACCCGCGATTTTTTGAATCAGGCACAAAAGGACGGAAATGTTATCAACATCACCGACGATATCCCCCGTTCCTTTATAATAACCGAAAAGAACGGCAAAAAAACAGTTTATATTTCGCAGCTTGCCCCGTCCACACTGAAGGAAAGGCTGTAA
- the gyrB gene encoding DNA topoisomerase (ATP-hydrolyzing) subunit B, with amino-acid sequence MAYEVTQKYDENQIQVLEGLEAVRKRPGMYIGSTSQRGLHHLLYEIVDNSIDEALAGKCNKITVTLHNDGSVSVQDNGRGVPSQIHKKMGIPTLEVVFTVLHAGGKFGGEGYKISGGLHGVGASVVNALSEWLEVVNCYDGMEYTERFERGKVTRPFKEVGKTEKSGLYVRFMPDKTIFEETVYDYTTVLNRLREQAFLNAGITIELIDDRDLEALQQTQNGEGSENGETAEKVEETAGDVTYTEEENASEEREDGGYYRREKEKKYNNLCFEGGIKSFVEFLNSKKHATVLNEEVIYVSSMGENTMAEVALQYTDGYNEMLLTFANNIHTIEGGTHETGFKTGLSKVFNAYARRYGYLKADDKNFTGEDVREGITAVVSVKLSEAEFEGQTKSKLGNAEMKTIVEEMVTEKLGNFFEENPAVAKMLVEKAIISAKAREAAKKARDASRRKTPLESGTLPGKLADCNERDASLTELFLVEGDSAGGTAKDGRDSKFQAVLPMRGKILNVEKARLDRIYSSVQILPIIQAIGTGVGSEFDIEKLRYGKIVIMADADVDGAHIKTLLLTFFFRHARQLIEDGHIFCACPPLYKVFKGKQVRYAFSDEERDQFIEELGNGVQTQRYKGLGEMNADQLRETTMDPTTRTLLRVNIEDAVVADETFSILMGEKVEPRRAFIEANAKYVTNLDI; translated from the coding sequence ATGGCTTACGAAGTAACACAAAAATACGACGAAAACCAAATTCAGGTACTTGAAGGACTTGAAGCGGTCAGAAAAAGACCGGGTATGTACATCGGCTCAACCTCTCAGAGAGGTCTGCACCATTTGCTTTATGAAATTGTAGACAACTCCATTGACGAGGCACTGGCGGGTAAGTGTAACAAAATAACGGTTACACTGCATAATGACGGTTCGGTATCGGTTCAGGACAACGGACGAGGTGTTCCCAGCCAGATTCATAAGAAAATGGGTATTCCTACTCTTGAAGTGGTATTCACGGTGCTTCATGCCGGCGGTAAGTTCGGCGGAGAAGGCTATAAAATCTCCGGCGGTCTGCACGGTGTCGGTGCATCGGTTGTTAACGCGCTGTCCGAATGGCTGGAGGTAGTAAACTGCTACGACGGCATGGAATACACCGAACGCTTTGAAAGAGGTAAGGTGACCCGTCCCTTCAAAGAGGTGGGAAAAACCGAAAAAAGCGGTCTTTACGTGCGTTTTATGCCGGATAAGACCATCTTTGAGGAAACGGTGTACGATTATACCACCGTTCTTAACCGTCTGCGTGAGCAGGCGTTCCTTAATGCAGGTATAACCATCGAGCTGATTGACGACCGTGACCTTGAAGCGCTTCAGCAGACTCAGAACGGCGAAGGCTCCGAAAACGGCGAGACTGCGGAAAAGGTAGAGGAAACTGCCGGCGATGTAACTTACACCGAGGAGGAAAATGCTTCCGAGGAGCGTGAGGACGGCGGATATTACCGCAGAGAGAAAGAGAAAAAGTACAATAACCTTTGCTTTGAGGGCGGTATAAAGAGCTTTGTTGAGTTTCTGAACAGCAAAAAGCATGCAACTGTACTTAACGAAGAGGTAATTTACGTTTCCAGCATGGGTGAAAATACCATGGCTGAGGTGGCTTTGCAGTACACCGACGGCTACAACGAAATGCTTCTCACCTTTGCCAACAATATACACACCATCGAGGGCGGTACTCACGAAACAGGCTTTAAAACCGGACTTTCCAAGGTATTCAATGCCTATGCGCGCCGTTACGGCTATCTTAAAGCCGACGATAAGAACTTCACAGGTGAGGATGTGCGCGAGGGTATTACTGCCGTGGTCAGTGTAAAGCTGAGTGAGGCAGAGTTTGAGGGTCAGACAAAATCAAAGCTCGGTAATGCCGAAATGAAAACCATTGTGGAAGAAATGGTTACCGAAAAGCTGGGCAACTTCTTTGAGGAAAACCCTGCTGTGGCAAAAATGCTGGTTGAAAAAGCCATTATCTCCGCAAAGGCACGCGAAGCGGCTAAAAAGGCGCGCGATGCCAGCCGACGCAAAACACCTCTTGAAAGCGGAACTCTTCCCGGCAAGCTTGCCGACTGTAATGAGCGCGATGCATCTCTCACCGAGCTGTTTCTGGTCGAGGGTGACTCCGCGGGCGGTACCGCAAAGGACGGACGCGACAGTAAGTTCCAGGCAGTGCTTCCTATGAGAGGTAAAATCCTCAACGTTGAAAAGGCGCGTCTGGACCGCATTTATTCCAGTGTACAGATTCTTCCCATCATTCAGGCTATCGGCACGGGTGTCGGAAGTGAATTTGATATAGAAAAGCTGCGCTACGGCAAAATCGTCATTATGGCGGATGCCGACGTGGACGGTGCCCACATCAAAACACTGCTTCTCACCTTCTTCTTCCGCCATGCCCGTCAGCTTATCGAGGACGGTCACATCTTCTGCGCCTGCCCACCGCTTTACAAGGTATTCAAGGGTAAGCAGGTGCGTTACGCCTTCAGTGATGAGGAACGCGACCAATTTATCGAGGAGCTGGGCAACGGCGTGCAGACCCAGCGATATAAAGGTCTTGGTGAGATGAATGCCGACCAGCTCAGAGAGACTACCATGGACCCCACTACACGTACACTTCTGCGTGTAAATATCGAGGACGCGGTTGTTGCAGATGAGACCTTCAGCATACTCATGGGCGAAAAGGTTGAGCCCCGCCGTGCGTTTATCGAAGCCAACGCGAAGTACGTAACAAATCTCGATATTTAG
- a CDS encoding DUF86 domain-containing protein: MSGRALSYIKLIIRYCQDVIDISKSFSNSYEFFLKEKSSQYSVSFCIEQIGELAKKLRDDEGYADKYPDIPWNKIAGIRNRIAHGYNTIDLEMVFYVCTKNIPELLEEFNRILKHESSI, from the coding sequence ATGAGCGGTAGAGCATTATCGTATATAAAATTAATTATTCGGTACTGTCAGGACGTAATTGATATATCAAAATCTTTTTCAAATTCGTATGAATTTTTTCTTAAAGAAAAAAGTTCCCAATATTCCGTAAGCTTTTGTATTGAACAGATTGGGGAATTGGCTAAGAAACTGCGTGATGACGAAGGATATGCAGATAAATACCCCGATATTCCATGGAACAAAATCGCAGGTATTCGAAACCGTATTGCACATGGCTACAATACCATAGACCTTGAAATGGTATTTTATGTGTGTACAAAAAATATTCCCGAATTACTGGAAGAATTCAATCGTATTCTCAAACATGAAAGCAGTATTTAA
- a CDS encoding 1-phosphofructokinase family hexose kinase, translated as MTISTLTLNPALDRSMIFEDFRAGQLNRAMSSVTTVGGKGINVSRVLNACGVQTVAYGFYGGQNGETMQRMLETEGVSYNFTRTRAETRMNIKLLTTGGEATEASESGGPVTADELDELLTKLDYHFRNQKPHCFVISGSAPRGIDVSVYGKIVNNARENGIKTVLDCDREALKQGISASPYLIKPNLFELEQYAGRKLLCIEEIINFTLRLHRETGIKILLTLAEKGAMYIGHEGVYTVSSPKVQMRGFTGAGDSFLAAFLSSYEDGGSIETALRHASSFAAAKVELEGTKIPDVSGKTKYFDVIKVEKII; from the coding sequence ATGACTATATCTACTCTTACCTTAAACCCTGCCCTTGACCGAAGCATGATTTTTGAGGATTTCCGTGCAGGTCAGCTTAACAGGGCAATGTCCTCCGTCACCACCGTGGGCGGAAAGGGCATTAACGTGTCGCGTGTACTGAATGCATGCGGTGTACAAACCGTTGCTTACGGCTTTTACGGCGGGCAAAACGGCGAAACCATGCAAAGAATGCTGGAAACCGAGGGTGTAAGCTATAATTTCACCCGTACCCGCGCCGAAACACGCATGAATATAAAGCTTCTCACAACAGGCGGCGAAGCCACCGAAGCCAGCGAAAGCGGAGGTCCCGTGACGGCGGACGAGCTGGACGAATTATTGACAAAGCTTGACTACCATTTCAGAAACCAAAAACCTCACTGTTTTGTCATCAGCGGAAGTGCTCCAAGGGGAATTGATGTGTCGGTTTACGGTAAAATCGTAAATAATGCACGTGAAAACGGCATTAAAACGGTGCTTGACTGCGACCGCGAGGCACTGAAGCAGGGTATATCCGCTTCACCCTATCTTATAAAACCCAATCTTTTCGAGCTGGAGCAGTATGCGGGGCGCAAGCTTTTGTGCATTGAGGAAATTATCAATTTCACTCTCCGTCTGCACCGCGAAACCGGTATAAAAATACTTCTCACTCTTGCCGAAAAGGGTGCAATGTACATCGGACATGAGGGTGTATACACCGTGTCCTCGCCAAAGGTTCAAATGAGGGGCTTTACCGGTGCGGGCGACAGCTTTCTGGCAGCGTTTCTTTCCTCATATGAGGACGGCGGAAGCATTGAAACCGCACTCAGACACGCTTCAAGCTTTGCAGCGGCAAAGGTGGAGCTTGAGGGTACAAAAATTCCTGATGTAAGTGGGAAAACTAAGTATTTTGACGTAATAAAAGTAGAAAAAATCATATAA
- the gyrA gene encoding DNA gyrase subunit A produces the protein MNVFTEGQNIRDIEIDKEVKTSFIDYSMSVIVDRALPDVRDGLKPVHRRILYSMFNDSLTYDKPYRKSATTVGNVLGHYHPHGDAAVYDTMVRMAQPFSLRYPLIDGQGNFGNVDGDGAAAYRYTEARMAKIANEMLVDIDKEVVNFMPNFDNKLKEPTVLPARFPNLLVNGSIGIAVGMATNIPSHNMREVVDGTIFLMEHPDAEIADIMQYIKGPDFPTAGTIYGTAGIAQAYMTGKGHILVRAKTHFEENKNRTSIVVTEIPYQVNKAMLVMSIADLVKDKRIEGIADLRDESSLKTGMRIVIDLKRDANPQIILNLLYKYTRMQDTFAINMLALVDNEPKTLNLKQMLTHYINHQTDVIRRRTEYELKKAKARMHIYEGYKIAVDNIDEVIRIIRASKDIPESRLNLINRFGFSEAQAQAIVELPLGRLSGMEIENILAELERLAKLVEKLEGILADDGKIHDIIKEDLQEISRKYGDERRTAIEVAADDILIEDLIEKHKCVVTVSNTGYIKRQPVDAYQSQNRGGKGITAMGTKEEDYVTNLIVSHSHNYLFMFSNFGKLYVKKCYEIPEASRTAKGTNLVNILQLDTGEKITAFVSGDKLNSDAYLTMVTKLGVIKRTSISRFKSIRKGGIIAISLDEGDELLYVSKTDGNCDIMIATNEGACVRFKEEYIRETGRTSRGVRAINLSAGGVVVGTTIITPEEAELGSKKLLTVTENGFGKRSEISEFAVHNRGGKGMICHKITEKTGKLAGIAGVEETDDIMLITDSGIIIRTSVSQISTVGRNASGVIVMRTGEEARIVSFSRIVNDGEIDKEAENATEDNTVLTETDGEDVPETDVEDTAETEETPVEE, from the coding sequence ATGAATGTATTTACAGAAGGACAGAATATCAGGGATATCGAGATAGATAAAGAGGTCAAAACCTCCTTTATCGACTATTCAATGTCGGTTATCGTTGACCGTGCATTGCCCGACGTGCGTGACGGTCTGAAGCCTGTTCACCGACGTATTCTCTATTCCATGTTCAACGACAGCCTGACCTATGACAAGCCTTACAGAAAGTCGGCCACCACCGTCGGTAACGTGCTGGGTCACTATCATCCTCACGGTGACGCGGCGGTTTACGACACCATGGTACGTATGGCACAGCCTTTCTCTCTGCGTTATCCTCTTATCGACGGTCAGGGTAACTTCGGTAACGTGGACGGCGACGGTGCGGCGGCTTACCGTTACACCGAGGCAAGAATGGCTAAAATCGCCAATGAAATGCTGGTTGATATTGACAAAGAGGTTGTCAATTTCATGCCTAACTTTGATAACAAATTAAAAGAACCTACCGTGCTTCCTGCACGTTTTCCCAATCTTCTGGTAAACGGCTCCATCGGTATCGCGGTCGGTATGGCGACAAATATCCCCTCTCACAATATGCGTGAGGTGGTGGACGGCACTATCTTCCTCATGGAGCATCCCGATGCGGAGATTGCCGACATTATGCAGTACATCAAAGGTCCCGACTTCCCCACCGCAGGTACGATTTACGGTACTGCCGGCATCGCTCAGGCGTACATGACGGGTAAGGGACATATTCTGGTGCGCGCAAAAACCCACTTTGAGGAAAACAAGAACCGCACATCCATTGTTGTTACCGAAATACCCTACCAGGTAAACAAGGCTATGCTGGTAATGTCCATCGCCGATCTGGTCAAGGATAAGCGCATCGAGGGCATTGCCGACCTGCGTGACGAAAGCTCCTTAAAGACGGGTATGCGTATCGTCATTGACCTTAAACGTGATGCAAATCCGCAAATTATACTGAATTTGCTGTATAAATATACCCGTATGCAGGATACCTTTGCCATCAACATGCTGGCGCTGGTGGACAACGAGCCTAAGACCCTTAACCTCAAGCAGATGCTTACTCACTATATAAATCACCAGACGGATGTAATACGTCGCCGTACCGAGTACGAGCTGAAAAAAGCTAAGGCGCGTATGCATATTTATGAGGGTTACAAAATTGCCGTTGACAATATCGACGAGGTTATCCGCATAATCCGCGCATCCAAGGACATTCCCGAGTCAAGGCTCAACCTCATAAACCGCTTCGGATTCAGCGAGGCTCAGGCTCAGGCGATTGTTGAACTGCCTTTGGGACGTTTGAGTGGCATGGAAATTGAAAATATCCTTGCAGAATTGGAGCGTCTTGCAAAATTGGTTGAAAAACTTGAGGGAATTCTTGCCGACGACGGCAAAATTCACGATATTATAAAGGAAGATTTGCAGGAAATCTCACGCAAGTACGGTGACGAACGCCGTACCGCCATTGAGGTTGCCGCTGATGATATTCTCATTGAGGACCTTATCGAAAAGCACAAGTGCGTTGTTACCGTTTCCAATACGGGCTACATCAAACGCCAGCCTGTTGATGCGTACCAGAGCCAGAACCGCGGCGGAAAGGGTATCACAGCCATGGGAACCAAGGAAGAGGACTACGTCACCAACCTTATTGTTTCCCACAGCCACAATTACCTGTTCATGTTCTCCAATTTCGGTAAGCTGTATGTCAAGAAATGTTACGAAATTCCCGAGGCTTCCCGTACCGCCAAGGGTACAAATCTTGTCAACATTCTTCAGCTTGATACAGGTGAAAAGATAACCGCCTTTGTTTCGGGCGACAAATTAAATTCCGATGCATATCTCACCATGGTTACAAAGCTGGGTGTAATCAAGCGTACCTCCATTTCCCGCTTCAAGAGCATACGCAAAGGTGGTATAATCGCCATCTCTCTTGACGAGGGCGACGAGCTTCTTTACGTATCCAAAACCGACGGCAACTGCGATATCATGATAGCCACAAATGAAGGCGCCTGCGTGCGTTTCAAGGAAGAATACATTCGCGAAACGGGACGTACCTCCCGAGGTGTAAGGGCTATCAACTTGTCGGCAGGCGGTGTTGTTGTGGGTACAACTATCATTACTCCCGAGGAAGCTGAGCTGGGCAGTAAGAAGCTTCTCACCGTCACCGAAAACGGCTTTGGAAAGCGCAGTGAAATATCTGAATTTGCCGTTCATAATCGTGGCGGTAAGGGTATGATTTGCCACAAGATTACCGAAAAAACAGGCAAGCTTGCAGGCATAGCAGGTGTTGAAGAAACCGACGATATTATGCTTATTACCGACAGCGGAATTATAATCCGTACCTCTGTAAGTCAGATTTCCACCGTCGGACGCAACGCATCGGGTGTTATCGTAATGCGTACAGGTGAAGAGGCGCGCATTGTAAGCTTCTCCCGTATAGTAAACGACGGCGAAATTGACAAAGAAGCTGAAAATGCCACCGAGGACAACACCGTTCTTACCGAAACCGATGGCGAGGATGTACCTGAAACAGATGTTGAAGATACTGCTGAAACCGAAGAAACACCCGTTGAGGAATAA